From one Paenibacillus terrae HPL-003 genomic stretch:
- a CDS encoding YuzB family protein, giving the protein MLRPIIEFCTSNMHFGTDEIMSRLEQNPDYDVIEYGCLSNCGQCNAEPYAMVNGEIVSADSAELLYEVIMNKIKEAEAWDNLDLD; this is encoded by the coding sequence ATGTTAAGACCTATCATAGAATTTTGCACCAGCAATATGCATTTTGGCACCGATGAAATTATGTCCAGACTGGAGCAAAATCCGGATTACGACGTCATTGAATACGGCTGTCTCAGCAATTGTGGTCAGTGTAACGCAGAACCGTATGCGATGGTCAACGGCGAGATTGTATCTGCCGATTCAGCAGAGCTGCTGTACGAAGTGATTATGAACAAAATCAAAGAAGCCGAGGCATGGGATAATCTTGATCTCGACTGA
- a CDS encoding NifU family protein, whose product MSETQSVQMYDEVADVLDKLRPFLQRDGGDVELVDVEDGIVKLKLVGACGSCPSSTITLKAGIERALLEEVDGVQEVVQVF is encoded by the coding sequence ATGAGCGAAACACAAAGCGTTCAAATGTATGATGAAGTAGCTGATGTACTGGATAAGCTCCGTCCGTTTCTGCAACGCGATGGTGGCGACGTTGAGCTGGTTGACGTAGAAGACGGCATTGTTAAGCTGAAGCTGGTAGGCGCTTGCGGCAGTTGCCCAAGTTCCACAATCACGCTGAAAGCAGGGATTGAACGCGCTCTTCTCGAAGAAGTCGACGGCGTCCAAGAAGTGGTACAAGTATTCTAA
- a CDS encoding methionine ABC transporter ATP-binding protein, with translation MIELKQLTKHYGKGSRRVSALSGLDLSIKRGEIFGVIGHSGAGKSTLIRCINLLERPTSGEVWVDGVNLATVSQSQLQKQRRKIGMIFQHFNLLSSATVYDNIAFPLRLVNTPKQKQDQKVRELLELVGLEEHSGKYPSQLSGGQKQRVGIARALASDPHVLLCDEATSALDPQTTGSILKLLLDINQRFNLTIVLITHEMHVIQSICDRVGVIHQGDIVEQGPVAEVFLKPQHQVTKDFIQRESEHPEELQAAIAAAGGGESAHVVRISFLGSKTYDAILSRTARSTGVDFAILQGTISTIKNVPYGQLIVRFEGNQEDIEYTLREVSGQGLDVEVIGQ, from the coding sequence TTGATAGAGCTTAAGCAATTAACCAAGCATTATGGCAAAGGCAGCCGGCGCGTTAGTGCGCTGTCCGGTTTGGATCTTTCTATAAAGCGTGGTGAAATATTTGGAGTCATCGGTCATTCCGGGGCGGGAAAAAGTACGTTGATCCGCTGTATTAATTTATTGGAACGGCCGACTTCGGGCGAGGTATGGGTAGATGGCGTGAATCTCGCCACCGTGAGCCAATCACAGTTACAGAAACAGCGTCGTAAAATCGGAATGATCTTTCAGCATTTTAATTTGTTGTCCTCGGCGACGGTGTATGACAATATTGCATTTCCGTTGCGTCTGGTGAACACGCCCAAGCAGAAGCAGGACCAGAAGGTTCGTGAATTGCTGGAACTGGTGGGTCTGGAAGAACACAGCGGAAAATATCCGTCACAGCTCTCGGGCGGACAAAAGCAGCGGGTAGGTATTGCACGGGCGCTTGCCAGTGATCCTCATGTACTGCTGTGCGACGAGGCGACCTCAGCGCTTGATCCGCAGACGACAGGGTCCATCCTGAAATTGCTGTTAGACATTAACCAGCGCTTTAACTTGACCATCGTGCTGATTACGCATGAAATGCATGTCATTCAAAGCATCTGTGATCGTGTTGGTGTCATTCATCAGGGTGACATCGTGGAGCAGGGTCCGGTGGCAGAAGTATTCCTCAAGCCGCAGCATCAAGTAACCAAGGACTTTATCCAGCGGGAGTCTGAGCATCCCGAGGAGCTGCAAGCAGCCATAGCAGCAGCAGGAGGCGGTGAATCGGCGCATGTTGTACGGATTTCATTTTTGGGCAGCAAGACGTATGATGCGATTCTGTCACGTACAGCCCGTAGCACGGGCGTTGATTTTGCGATCTTGCAGGGTACCATCTCCACGATTAAAAACGTACCGTATGGACAGCTTATCGTCCGTTTTGAAGGAAATCAGGAGGATATTGAGTATACGCTGCGCGAAGTGTCCGGTCAGGGACTTGATGTGGAGGTGATCGGACAATGA
- a CDS encoding S-layer homology domain-containing protein encodes MLKKKWLITSLVAVALFFSQSAFAANTFTDVNGTKYEWAAESIRSMVDKGVVKGYVDGTFKPGKTITKAEFVHMFHKLFPEINHSSGKSSDFVDARKHWANKDFAALFNGDYVWGFTERVGGKYPNYQFYINPDKPLTRWDVMMIASVRTDYTNQTLHPEIKEVISAAAQYKDIKIRQANYNDNYSFSYPVIYIDTTQEEPYYDGDSQDQKGEAFYTLTNMGVLTANDGYLHPKALVTRAEAVTILQRLYEATKQSK; translated from the coding sequence ATGTTGAAAAAGAAATGGCTTATCACTTCGCTGGTTGCGGTGGCACTGTTTTTTAGTCAATCCGCATTCGCGGCAAATACGTTTACTGATGTGAACGGGACAAAATATGAGTGGGCTGCTGAATCTATTCGTTCGATGGTCGACAAAGGTGTTGTCAAGGGCTATGTGGATGGGACCTTCAAGCCCGGCAAGACCATAACGAAAGCGGAATTTGTACATATGTTTCACAAGCTTTTTCCAGAGATCAATCATTCATCCGGAAAATCTTCAGACTTTGTGGATGCGCGTAAGCACTGGGCGAATAAAGATTTTGCAGCATTATTCAATGGGGATTATGTTTGGGGCTTCACTGAAAGAGTGGGAGGCAAATATCCAAACTATCAATTCTATATCAATCCCGACAAACCGCTGACCCGCTGGGATGTTATGATGATTGCTTCCGTTCGGACGGATTATACGAATCAGACTCTTCATCCTGAGATTAAGGAAGTAATCTCTGCAGCTGCGCAGTATAAGGATATAAAAATTCGTCAGGCGAATTACAATGACAATTACTCGTTCAGCTATCCAGTAATATACATCGACACGACTCAAGAGGAGCCCTATTATGATGGAGATTCCCAAGATCAAAAAGGAGAAGCATTCTACACCCTGACTAATATGGGCGTCCTTACCGCCAATGATGGATACCTTCACCCCAAAGCGCTAGTCACACGGGCTGAAGCGGTTACCATTTTACAGCGTTTGTACGAAGCGACAAAGCAATCGAAGTGA
- a CDS encoding COX15/CtaA family protein, with the protein MNSLNNKIRLLKWLALVTCIVMFLATFGGGVVTRTDSGLGCGREFPLCNGKLVPAHTIASLIEFSHRSVSAMAGILSIASFVGFLLFMKHRKDLQLFSLLTLMFVIIQGAMGALAVLFSQSAAVMGLHFGFALIAFASATMMTLGAWQEHADSRHTPRLIPGPVSRGFRNFIWLSTIYTYIAVYSGALLSHSVIQKVVNIGGFISPLLLHQISAGLLFVIILAVGHYSYRYHPNHRDIRILGVVSVVLIMLQVLIGISLLYVNRPEIYMFVVLGHMLVIASLFSILAYLSYRVWELSPDRKLVSTQAQRT; encoded by the coding sequence GTGAATTCTTTGAATAACAAAATCAGATTATTAAAATGGCTGGCACTCGTAACATGTATTGTCATGTTTCTGGCTACCTTTGGTGGAGGGGTCGTAACGCGGACGGATTCGGGTCTCGGCTGTGGCCGGGAATTCCCGCTTTGCAATGGTAAGCTGGTTCCGGCACATACGATTGCATCCCTTATTGAGTTCTCTCATCGCTCCGTCAGTGCCATGGCCGGGATTCTTTCTATCGCCTCATTTGTTGGCTTTTTGTTGTTTATGAAGCATCGGAAGGATTTACAGCTATTCTCGCTGTTAACGCTCATGTTTGTCATCATACAGGGAGCAATGGGGGCGTTGGCTGTCTTGTTTTCCCAATCGGCTGCAGTCATGGGACTGCATTTTGGCTTTGCGCTTATCGCTTTTGCCAGTGCGACCATGATGACGCTGGGAGCCTGGCAGGAGCATGCGGATTCACGCCACACCCCGCGTCTGATCCCTGGACCTGTCAGTCGGGGCTTTCGTAACTTTATATGGCTTTCGACGATTTATACCTACATTGCTGTATATTCAGGGGCGTTGCTCAGTCACTCGGTCATCCAGAAGGTTGTAAATATCGGGGGCTTTATATCTCCGTTGCTGCTTCACCAGATTTCAGCCGGTCTGCTGTTCGTCATTATCCTGGCCGTGGGTCACTACTCATACCGTTATCACCCAAATCACCGGGATATTCGTATATTGGGTGTCGTATCGGTCGTGTTAATCATGCTTCAAGTGTTGATTGGGATTAGCTTGCTGTACGTCAATAGACCTGAAATTTACATGTTTGTCGTGCTGGGACATATGCTGGTGATTGCATCGTTGTTCTCCATTTTGGCTTATCTGAGCTATCGTGTATGGGAATTGTCACCAGACCGCAAGCTTGTTTCGACCCAAGCACAACGTACCTAA
- a CDS encoding Cthe_2314 family HEPN domain-containing protein: MIRKLLGEPPRVNKGILLDAMNSMSDMLKVLERQIQASGDPTHDFRKADILTRGLMSSLDELEQSHHAAAFFRTKVKAGYAEDMSVDEKSDYALYVFFYKDGFVRVFSILDKLGNWLNDLYDLKTGQYKAHYSYFTVLRQFRYLKMHPEMTDSLNDIKDSYTDPINRLRKRRNTEIHYMNTEMQDDLWQRHRALYGKIHLEDLDHHLEDLKQGLEMVNRSLAIAFRYTVKQWENREACP, from the coding sequence ATGATACGCAAGCTGCTAGGCGAGCCGCCACGTGTGAACAAGGGCATCCTACTGGATGCTATGAACAGCATGTCAGACATGTTGAAAGTGCTGGAGCGGCAAATTCAGGCCAGCGGAGATCCGACTCATGATTTTCGCAAGGCGGATATTTTGACACGCGGCCTGATGTCATCTTTGGATGAGCTGGAGCAGAGCCATCATGCTGCCGCCTTTTTCCGAACGAAAGTGAAGGCCGGATATGCCGAGGATATGAGCGTTGATGAAAAATCGGATTATGCGCTGTACGTATTCTTTTATAAGGATGGGTTTGTGCGGGTATTTTCCATTTTGGATAAGCTCGGGAACTGGCTCAATGATTTGTATGATCTGAAAACAGGTCAGTACAAGGCGCATTATTCGTATTTTACAGTGCTGCGGCAATTCAGGTATTTGAAGATGCATCCTGAAATGACGGACAGCTTAAATGATATCAAGGACTCATACACTGACCCGATCAATCGGCTGCGCAAGCGGCGTAACACGGAAATACACTATATGAATACGGAAATGCAGGATGATCTCTGGCAACGGCATCGTGCTTTGTACGGCAAGATACACCTGGAGGATTTGGATCATCACCTGGAGGATTTAAAGCAAGGCCTGGAGATGGTGAACCGTTCCTTGGCAATTGCCTTTCGTTATACGGTGAAACAATGGGAGAACCGGGAAGCTTGTCCATAA
- a CDS encoding HesB/IscA family protein encodes MINITDSAAERLKDMLEQQETPNMFLRLGVTPGGCTGFSYAMGFDDNETDQDIYMNVQDMKIVVEKESIRYLDGLEIDFEESGMSGGFTIHNPNAIATCGCGSSFRTATDAGKPNEEPC; translated from the coding sequence ATGATTAACATCACCGATTCCGCTGCCGAGCGCTTGAAAGATATGCTGGAGCAGCAGGAAACGCCGAATATGTTTTTGCGTCTGGGTGTTACGCCGGGCGGTTGCACTGGATTTTCGTATGCTATGGGCTTTGACGACAACGAGACGGATCAGGATATATATATGAACGTACAGGATATGAAGATAGTAGTGGAAAAGGAAAGCATCCGCTACCTCGACGGTCTCGAAATCGACTTTGAAGAGTCCGGTATGTCAGGCGGTTTTACCATTCATAATCCGAATGCAATCGCTACCTGTGGTTGCGGTTCAAGCTTCCGTACAGCTACGGATGCAGGGAAGCCGAACGAAGAGCCTTGTTAA
- a CDS encoding methionine ABC transporter permease, translating to MSELDFSQVSWEELGNSTLETLQMLGASALFTLIIGLPLGILLFLASRSSWSLMKVIYVVLSFIVNILRSVPFIILIVALIPFTRSLVGTSTGVLGTIPPLVIGAAPFFARLVETSLREVDKGVIEAAQAMGASTGQIIRRVLLREARPGLLAALTITVVTLVSYTAMSGMIGGGGLGTLAINYGYYRYETAVMIVAVVLMVVLVQLLQMAGDRLVRHYTRK from the coding sequence ATGAGTGAACTTGATTTTTCGCAAGTGAGTTGGGAAGAACTAGGTAACTCTACATTAGAGACACTTCAGATGCTCGGTGCATCTGCGTTGTTCACCCTTATTATTGGTTTGCCGCTCGGGATATTATTATTTCTGGCAAGCCGCTCTTCATGGAGTCTGATGAAGGTGATATACGTTGTACTTTCCTTTATCGTAAACATTTTGCGGTCCGTACCGTTTATTATTTTGATTGTTGCACTCATTCCTTTTACGCGGTCGTTGGTTGGTACCTCTACCGGGGTGCTGGGTACAATTCCACCGCTGGTCATTGGCGCTGCGCCATTCTTCGCCCGTCTCGTGGAGACGTCATTGCGTGAAGTAGACAAGGGTGTCATCGAGGCTGCACAAGCCATGGGCGCCTCTACAGGGCAGATTATTCGTCGGGTGCTGTTGCGTGAGGCACGGCCGGGTCTGCTCGCCGCATTAACGATTACCGTCGTTACGCTCGTATCCTATACAGCAATGTCCGGTATGATCGGGGGCGGTGGTCTGGGTACACTGGCTATCAACTACGGATACTACCGTTATGAAACGGCTGTAATGATCGTTGCGGTCGTACTGATGGTCGTACTGGTGCAATTGCTGCAAATGGCGGGAGACCGTCTGGTGCGGCATTATACTCGAAAATAG
- a CDS encoding NAD(P)/FAD-dependent oxidoreductase — protein sequence MKNFVILGGGYGGLTIAKELLNKHIPDDIQVILVDRMPFQGLKTEYYALAAGTVSDFDLRVHFPDEQRLIRKYGEVTSMDLENKIVHFQDGEPLPYEQLVIALGCTDRFHNTPGAEEHSCTIQSFNNTRQTYLRLNEIKPYGHVHIVGGGLSGVEIAAELRESRADLNITIMDRGERVLSAFPQRLSAYVHAWFKEHQVDALNHVGVCRIEPGAIYNHDEEIVTDAVVWTAGIQPVKIVQDLAVPKDPQGRIVLNEYYQIPDHPEVYVVGDCASLPYSPSAQAAEVQGEQIAHIVHDLWKGHTPHPHPLKLRGTLGALGKKAGFGYGFMGSTSLRGRVPRLLKSGVLWKSKRHFG from the coding sequence ATGAAAAATTTCGTTATTCTGGGAGGCGGCTACGGTGGCCTTACCATTGCCAAGGAATTACTGAATAAACATATTCCCGACGATATTCAAGTCATTTTAGTGGATCGGATGCCCTTTCAGGGATTGAAAACAGAATACTACGCCCTCGCAGCGGGTACGGTATCTGATTTTGATTTACGTGTGCATTTTCCCGATGAACAACGGCTCATTCGCAAATACGGAGAAGTCACCTCGATGGATCTGGAAAATAAAATCGTACATTTTCAGGACGGCGAGCCTTTGCCGTATGAACAGCTTGTGATTGCGCTGGGCTGTACCGACCGTTTTCATAATACACCGGGAGCTGAAGAACATAGCTGTACCATCCAGTCCTTTAACAATACACGCCAAACGTATCTGCGCCTGAATGAAATCAAGCCATACGGACATGTGCATATTGTAGGTGGCGGTCTGAGCGGTGTTGAGATTGCTGCAGAACTGCGTGAAAGCCGCGCGGATTTGAATATTACCATTATGGATCGGGGCGAGCGGGTGCTGTCGGCATTCCCGCAGCGTTTGTCTGCCTATGTGCATGCCTGGTTTAAGGAGCATCAAGTCGATGCGTTGAATCATGTCGGGGTTTGCCGCATTGAGCCGGGTGCTATTTACAATCATGATGAAGAAATTGTGACGGATGCAGTTGTATGGACAGCCGGGATTCAGCCAGTGAAAATCGTGCAGGATTTAGCTGTGCCCAAAGACCCTCAAGGCCGCATTGTACTAAACGAATATTACCAAATCCCAGATCATCCCGAGGTGTACGTGGTCGGAGACTGTGCCAGTCTCCCCTACTCTCCAAGTGCTCAGGCGGCGGAGGTGCAAGGTGAGCAGATTGCACACATTGTACACGATCTGTGGAAAGGCCATACGCCTCACCCGCATCCTTTGAAGCTGCGTGGTACATTGGGCGCGCTTGGCAAGAAAGCAGGATTCGGCTATGGCTTCATGGGCAGCACCTCGCTACGTGGTCGTGTGCCCCGCCTGCTCAAAAGCGGCGTGCTCTGGAAATCCAAACGCCATTTTGGCTAA
- the mqnE gene encoding aminofutalosine synthase MqnE: MSTLVTPFTDRRMAEIVEKVQNGIRLNLEDGIYLYETDDILTLGQLANEANLRKNGKKVYFIENMSLYFTNVCEARCAFCNFRKDQGEDGSYTLSGQEMIDYVEQHIHPGVREFHIVGGHNNHVPFQYYVDSLKALNEKYPNVTLKAYTAAEIDFFTRISGLSIKEVLQELQKAGLQTLTGGGAEILSDEYRQKMRVTKANVDRYLEVHRTAHNLGMRTHTTMLYGSVESYEDRIEHMLQIRALQDETNGFMVFIPLSMQPKSKNANIMRRNSAYEDLKTIAISRLMLDNIDHVKAYFINIGPQLTQVALTFGASDVHGTIVREQISHAAGALTPAGLTRKELIWLVKGAGRIPVERDTFYNEIEVFE, from the coding sequence ATGTCCACATTAGTTACACCTTTTACAGACCGCAGAATGGCGGAGATTGTAGAAAAGGTGCAGAACGGCATTCGTTTGAACCTTGAAGACGGTATATATTTGTACGAAACTGACGATATTCTTACACTGGGTCAGTTGGCGAACGAAGCTAATTTACGCAAGAACGGAAAAAAGGTTTATTTTATTGAGAACATGAGCCTGTACTTCACCAATGTATGCGAAGCGCGTTGCGCGTTCTGTAATTTCCGCAAGGATCAGGGGGAAGACGGCTCTTATACGTTGTCCGGACAGGAAATGATTGATTATGTTGAGCAGCATATCCATCCGGGGGTAAGAGAATTTCATATCGTCGGTGGTCATAATAATCATGTGCCTTTCCAATACTATGTAGACTCATTGAAGGCGCTGAATGAAAAATACCCTAACGTTACACTGAAAGCCTATACTGCGGCAGAGATTGATTTCTTCACACGCATTAGCGGCTTGAGTATCAAAGAAGTGCTTCAAGAGCTGCAAAAGGCAGGACTGCAAACATTGACCGGCGGTGGCGCAGAAATTTTATCAGATGAGTATCGCCAAAAAATGCGTGTCACCAAAGCGAATGTAGATCGCTATCTTGAGGTTCATCGCACGGCTCACAATCTCGGCATGAGAACTCATACGACAATGCTGTACGGTTCTGTTGAATCCTACGAGGATCGTATTGAACATATGCTGCAAATCCGTGCATTGCAGGACGAAACGAACGGATTTATGGTGTTTATTCCACTGTCCATGCAGCCGAAAAGCAAAAATGCCAACATCATGCGTCGCAACTCCGCTTACGAGGATCTCAAAACCATTGCGATCAGCCGCCTGATGCTGGACAATATCGACCATGTCAAAGCTTACTTTATTAATATTGGCCCGCAATTGACGCAGGTCGCTCTGACCTTTGGCGCATCGGACGTCCATGGCACGATTGTGCGCGAGCAAATCAGCCATGCCGCAGGCGCACTGACCCCGGCCGGTTTGACCCGTAAAGAGCTGATCTGGCTGGTCAAAGGTGCCGGACGCATCCCGGTTGAACGGGACACCTTCTATAACGAAATTGAAGTTTTCGAATAA
- a CDS encoding SDR family oxidoreductase, giving the protein MRHKVALITGSAKGLGKMTALRLANEGCDIALNYVHSQTEAEELRQVIEAKGVRCLSLQGDISIQEDITRLIGEVQDRLGGVDIMVNNAGPFIRERRLFADYSVAEIHAMIQGNLVGTMLLDHLVLPHMRNQQWGRIIHFGFGHAGEARAWPHRAVYAAAKVGLVSFTKSLAVEEAPYGITVNMICPGDIRGTNKEKSIADVIGLQDTETPRGRPGSGEDIARVIAYLCDEHSDFITGNIMDVSGGLDPIRPTI; this is encoded by the coding sequence TTGAGACACAAAGTCGCGCTTATAACGGGCAGTGCCAAAGGATTAGGTAAAATGACCGCTCTGCGTCTGGCTAATGAAGGCTGTGACATTGCACTAAACTATGTGCATAGCCAAACTGAAGCCGAAGAGCTTAGGCAGGTGATTGAAGCCAAGGGAGTACGCTGTCTGTCTTTGCAAGGAGATATTTCGATTCAGGAAGATATTACAAGGCTGATCGGCGAAGTACAGGATCGGCTGGGCGGCGTAGATATTATGGTTAATAACGCTGGACCGTTCATTCGGGAACGTCGCTTGTTTGCGGATTACAGTGTAGCTGAGATTCATGCCATGATTCAGGGGAATCTGGTGGGTACGATGCTGCTGGATCATCTGGTATTACCTCATATGCGGAACCAGCAATGGGGACGTATTATTCATTTTGGCTTCGGTCATGCTGGAGAAGCACGGGCTTGGCCGCATCGTGCGGTATACGCAGCCGCCAAGGTGGGGCTGGTGTCTTTTACGAAGTCACTGGCTGTGGAGGAAGCTCCTTATGGTATCACGGTCAATATGATTTGTCCCGGGGATATCCGAGGTACGAACAAGGAAAAGTCAATTGCCGATGTCATCGGCTTGCAGGATACAGAGACACCGCGCGGACGCCCGGGGAGTGGAGAGGATATTGCGCGAGTGATTGCTTATTTGTGTGATGAGCATTCGGATTTTATAACGGGTAATATTATGGATGTGTCGGGAGGGCTGGACCCGATTCGACCGACCATATAA
- a CDS encoding MetQ/NlpA family ABC transporter substrate-binding protein, which yields MKKWVLAVLSLTLIAVLAACGTKSTTSDTNNATQNTGGSPREVELKVGASPVPHAEILEAIKPQLEKEGVRLQVVQFNDYVQPNVQLFDKQLDANFYQHVPYLDVMNKERKMDLVSVGAVHLEPFGIYSQKYKKLDEIPDGATVAIPNDATNGGRALLLLEKQGLIKLKDASNIEATVKDITENPKNLKFKELEAAMLPRQLPEVDIALINTNYALEAKLNPTKDALALEDKDSPYANVLVARPDNKDSEAIQKLIKALQSPETKKFIEDKYQGAIIPAF from the coding sequence ATGAAAAAATGGGTATTGGCTGTATTAAGCTTGACATTAATTGCGGTATTGGCTGCTTGCGGCACGAAAAGCACGACATCCGATACAAACAATGCGACCCAAAATACAGGCGGGTCACCACGTGAAGTCGAGCTGAAAGTTGGCGCTTCTCCTGTACCACATGCGGAAATTTTAGAAGCGATCAAGCCTCAGTTGGAAAAAGAGGGCGTTCGACTTCAAGTCGTTCAGTTTAACGACTACGTACAACCGAACGTACAATTGTTCGACAAGCAACTGGATGCTAACTTCTATCAACATGTACCATACCTGGATGTTATGAACAAAGAGCGCAAAATGGACCTGGTATCTGTAGGCGCGGTTCATCTGGAGCCATTCGGTATCTACTCGCAAAAATATAAAAAGCTTGATGAAATTCCGGATGGTGCAACTGTTGCCATTCCTAACGATGCAACCAATGGAGGACGTGCATTGCTGTTGCTGGAGAAACAAGGTCTGATCAAGCTGAAAGATGCAAGCAACATCGAAGCTACTGTAAAAGATATCACAGAAAACCCGAAAAACCTGAAATTCAAGGAGCTGGAAGCGGCTATGCTGCCACGTCAGTTGCCTGAAGTGGACATTGCGCTGATCAACACGAACTACGCTCTGGAAGCGAAGCTGAACCCGACGAAGGATGCACTGGCTTTGGAAGATAAAGATTCTCCATATGCTAACGTTCTGGTAGCGCGTCCTGACAATAAAGATTCCGAAGCGATTCAAAAGCTGATCAAAGCGTTGCAATCCCCGGAAACTAAAAAATTCATCGAAGACAAATACCAAGGCGCGATTATCCCGGCATTTTAA
- a CDS encoding UbiD family decarboxylase: MIYQNLRQFIEALRKENNLQIIEAPVDPYLELAEIHRRVIEEEGPALLFTNVKGTPFPVASNLFGTNRRVDMAFGPRPEQLMDAIVGATKTLLPPTPKALWNERGLIKDMLKVGLKTVSHSEAPVLGVRRTDAPLAPLPRVTSWQDDGGPFITLPLVYTEKPGQSKDHNLGMYRIQIYDDQTTGIHWQIHKGGGFHYHEAELRNEPLPTTVIIGGPPALIASAIAPAPENLPELLLASLIMGGKLPMTEDPLGGHRIPAEAEFAISGYVPPHERRPEGPFGDHFGYYSLQHDFPVFHVKHMYHRKDAIYPATIVGKPRQEDYYLGEFLQRLLSPAYPLVMPSVKSLWAYAETGVHALAAAVVRESYSREALVSGFTILGQGQLSLTKFLMLTDRVIDLSDFNLLLETILERFNPATDLFIFNHTSHDTLDYTGRKLNHGSKAILMGVGEPVRELPRAYEGGDLPGIREIEPYCGGCLVVSGASFEQDPELAARILERLAVGEQEWPLVFIVDDAKEVVRSQASFLWTVFTRFNPATDMYADSEVRLHHLNYKLPIVVDARMKPGYPDEVLPREDIVKLVDQRWTSYFA; encoded by the coding sequence TTGATCTACCAGAATTTGCGCCAATTTATTGAAGCGTTGCGTAAAGAAAATAATCTTCAAATTATAGAAGCACCCGTCGATCCTTATTTGGAACTGGCCGAGATTCATCGGAGAGTTATTGAGGAAGAGGGACCGGCATTACTGTTCACCAATGTAAAAGGTACTCCGTTCCCTGTAGCCAGCAATCTGTTTGGTACAAACCGTCGTGTGGATATGGCCTTTGGGCCTCGCCCGGAACAACTGATGGATGCGATTGTAGGGGCGACCAAAACATTGCTTCCACCCACACCCAAGGCATTGTGGAATGAACGTGGGTTGATTAAGGACATGCTAAAAGTAGGGCTGAAAACAGTATCTCATAGCGAGGCTCCTGTATTGGGAGTTCGCCGTACGGATGCTCCGCTGGCTCCACTCCCAAGAGTGACGAGTTGGCAGGACGACGGGGGGCCGTTTATCACGCTTCCGCTCGTATATACCGAGAAGCCGGGTCAGTCCAAGGATCATAATTTGGGCATGTACCGTATCCAGATTTATGATGATCAGACGACCGGGATTCATTGGCAAATTCATAAAGGCGGCGGCTTTCATTATCATGAAGCTGAGCTGCGTAATGAGCCGTTGCCAACGACAGTTATTATCGGCGGGCCACCAGCCCTGATTGCGTCTGCGATTGCTCCGGCACCGGAAAATCTGCCTGAGCTGCTGCTTGCCTCGCTCATTATGGGCGGCAAGCTGCCGATGACTGAGGACCCGCTTGGGGGTCATCGCATTCCGGCAGAGGCCGAATTTGCGATCAGCGGCTATGTGCCGCCTCATGAACGCCGTCCGGAAGGACCGTTTGGCGATCATTTTGGCTACTACTCATTACAGCATGATTTCCCAGTATTTCATGTCAAGCATATGTACCACCGCAAGGATGCCATTTATCCAGCGACCATTGTAGGTAAACCACGCCAGGAGGATTACTATCTCGGCGAATTTTTACAGCGTCTGCTGTCGCCTGCCTATCCGCTTGTGATGCCTTCCGTCAAGTCCCTATGGGCTTATGCGGAAACGGGCGTACATGCGCTGGCAGCAGCCGTCGTGCGTGAAAGCTACTCTCGTGAAGCGCTGGTCTCAGGCTTTACCATTTTGGGACAGGGACAATTGTCGTTAACCAAATTCCTGATGCTCACGGATCGGGTCATTGATTTATCCGACTTTAACCTGCTGCTGGAAACCATTCTGGAGAGATTTAATCCAGCGACGGATTTGTTTATTTTTAATCATACGTCTCACGATACACTTGATTATACGGGCCGTAAGCTGAATCACGGCAGTAAAGCGATCCTGATGGGTGTAGGTGAGCCTGTACGTGAACTGCCTCGCGCCTATGAAGGAGGCGACCTGCCGGGTATTCGCGAGATTGAGCCGTATTGCGGAGGTTGCCTCGTCGTATCCGGTGCGTCCTTTGAGCAGGATCCTGAGTTGGCGGCGCGGATACTGGAGCGCTTGGCTGTGGGTGAGCAGGAATGGCCGCTTGTCTTTATTGTAGATGATGCCAAGGAAGTCGTTCGCTCACAAGCATCATTCCTGTGGACGGTGTTTACGCGGTTTAACCCGGCTACGGATATGTATGCAGACAGCGAGGTGCGTTTGCATCATTTGAACTACAAGCTGCCAATTGTGGTGGATGCGCGCATGAAGCCGGGGTATCCAGATGAAGTGCTGCCGCGTGAGGATATTGTTAAGCTTGTAGACCAACGCTGGACGAGTTATTTCGCTTGA